A region from the Citrobacter telavivensis genome encodes:
- the arsB gene encoding arsenite efflux transporter membrane subunit ArsB, translating to MLLAGAIFILTIVLVIWQPKGLGIGWSATLGAVLALASGVIHIADIPVVWNIVWNATATFIAVIIISLLLDESGFFEWAALHVSRWGNGRGRLLFTYIVLLGAAVAALFANDGAALILTPIVIAMLLALGFSKSTTLAFVMAAGFIADTASLPLIVSNLVNIVSADFFRLGFTEYASVMVPVDIAAIVATLVMLHLFFRKDIPPTYELARLKEPAKAIKDPATFKTGWIVLVLLLVGFFVLEPLGIPVSAIAAVGAAILFAVAKKGHGINTGKVLRGAPWQIVIFSLGMYLVVYGLRNAGLTEYLSNVLNVLADKGLWAATLGTGFLTAFLSSIMNNMPTVLVGALSIDGSTATGVIKEAMIYANVIGCDLGPKITPIGSLATLLWLHVLSQKNMTITWGYYFRTGIVMTLPVLFVTLAALALRLSFTL from the coding sequence ATGTTACTGGCAGGAGCCATTTTTATCCTGACCATCGTGTTGGTTATCTGGCAGCCAAAGGGATTAGGCATTGGCTGGAGCGCCACGCTGGGTGCCGTACTGGCTCTGGCATCGGGTGTGATTCATATCGCCGATATTCCGGTGGTGTGGAATATCGTCTGGAACGCCACGGCCACCTTTATTGCCGTCATTATCATCAGTCTGTTGCTGGATGAGTCCGGCTTTTTTGAATGGGCTGCCCTGCACGTTTCCCGCTGGGGCAATGGGCGTGGACGTCTGCTATTTACCTATATTGTTCTGCTCGGCGCGGCGGTGGCGGCATTGTTTGCCAACGATGGCGCGGCGTTAATTCTGACGCCGATCGTTATCGCCATGTTACTAGCGCTGGGGTTCAGTAAAAGCACCACGCTGGCGTTTGTAATGGCCGCAGGGTTTATTGCCGATACCGCCAGCTTGCCACTTATCGTATCGAACCTGGTCAATATCGTTTCGGCTGATTTCTTCCGTCTGGGATTCACAGAATATGCGTCGGTGATGGTGCCAGTGGATATCGCCGCCATTGTCGCCACGCTGGTGATGCTGCATCTTTTTTTCCGCAAAGATATCCCGCCCACTTATGAGCTGGCGCGACTGAAAGAACCCGCAAAAGCCATCAAAGATCCAGCAACATTCAAAACGGGCTGGATTGTTTTAGTCCTTTTGTTAGTCGGTTTTTTTGTACTCGAGCCACTCGGAATTCCTGTGAGTGCAATCGCGGCAGTGGGAGCCGCAATCCTGTTTGCGGTGGCCAAAAAAGGTCATGGGATTAACACCGGTAAAGTGCTGCGCGGTGCGCCCTGGCAGATCGTGATCTTCTCACTGGGGATGTATCTGGTGGTCTACGGATTACGCAACGCAGGGCTGACAGAATACTTGTCTAACGTGCTGAACGTACTTGCTGATAAAGGTCTTTGGGCTGCTACCTTAGGTACTGGCTTCCTGACTGCATTCCTGTCTTCCATCATGAATAACATGCCTACCGTGCTGGTTGGCGCTCTCTCTATTGATGGCAGCACCGCAACAGGCGTTATCAAAGAGGCGATGATTTATGCCAACGTGATTGGCTGCGATCTGGGACCGAAAATAACACCTATCGGCAGCCTGGCAACGCTACTCTGGCTGCATGTGCTTTCACAGAAGAATATGACCATCACCTGGGGATACTATTTCCGCACCGGGATCGTCATGACTCTGCCTGTGCTGTTTGTAACGCTGGCCGCGCTGGCGCTACGTCTCTCTTTCACTTTGTAA
- the arsC gene encoding arsenate reductase (glutaredoxin), translating into MSNITIYHNPACGTSRNTLEMIRNSGTEPTVILYLENPPSRDELVKLIADMGISVRALLRKNVEPYEELGLAEDKFTDDQLIDFMLQHPILINRPIVVSPLGTRLCRPSEVVLDILPDAQRGEFTKEDGEKVIDAHGQRVIK; encoded by the coding sequence ATGAGCAACATCACCATTTATCACAACCCGGCCTGCGGCACATCGCGTAATACGCTGGAGATGATCCGAAACAGCGGTACTGAGCCGACCGTAATTCTCTATCTTGAGAATCCACCTTCACGCGATGAGCTGGTCAAACTCATTGCAGATATGGGTATTTCAGTACGAGCCCTGCTTCGTAAAAACGTTGAGCCTTATGAAGAATTGGGACTCGCCGAAGATAAATTTACTGATGATCAGTTAATCGACTTTATGTTGCAGCATCCGATCCTGATTAACCGACCCATTGTTGTATCACCACTGGGAACCCGACTGTGCCGCCCATCGGAAGTGGTACTGGATATTTTGCCTGATGCACAGAGAGGTGAATTTACTAAAGAAGACGGTGAAAAGGTGATCGACGCACATGGGCAGCGTGTAATCAAGTAG
- a CDS encoding MFS transporter — protein sequence MNTPPLLLSSKITWCVGLAQLINWGITYYLLGAFGSAIANDTSWGQPLIFSGLTLAMGIMGLISPISGRLLASMGGRKVLQLGALLNGLGCLLLATSHSLYIYLMAWLVMGIGMRLSLYDAAFAVLVNLAGPTARKSITQVTLLGGLASVAFWPIGEGLLSLLGWRWGVGCYSLFALISILLCISLPDNKRERGVAPRESTEQGIQHLERDYLKCGLYAALMALLSFLSTGISTHLPLILASAGVPVLVGSLWGVGQVSARLGDIAMGSRGSALGLNLIVGILLPCCFMISLLGQTSIVGTGLFVLGYGAVNGLSTLVRATLPLTLFDPRLYASRMGTLLMPSFFLSALAPSLYASFRERFGDTGMLIISLVFACVAAIIAIWIYLIGKDKQALQRVPVDITSNVNE from the coding sequence GTGAACACACCTCCACTTCTACTTAGCAGCAAGATTACCTGGTGCGTTGGTTTGGCCCAGTTAATTAACTGGGGGATTACCTACTACCTGTTGGGTGCTTTTGGTAGCGCCATTGCTAATGACACGTCGTGGGGGCAACCTCTTATCTTCTCAGGGTTGACGCTGGCTATGGGCATCATGGGGCTCATTTCACCGATATCCGGGCGATTATTAGCATCGATGGGGGGAAGAAAAGTCCTGCAGCTTGGTGCTCTCCTGAACGGCCTTGGATGCCTGCTCCTGGCAACGAGTCACTCCCTATACATTTACTTAATGGCCTGGCTGGTGATGGGCATAGGTATGCGCCTTTCACTTTATGATGCAGCTTTCGCTGTTCTCGTAAATCTTGCAGGGCCGACAGCCAGAAAATCTATTACACAGGTGACCCTGCTCGGAGGTCTGGCTTCTGTTGCCTTTTGGCCAATTGGCGAGGGCTTACTGAGCCTGCTGGGCTGGCGATGGGGTGTTGGCTGTTACAGCCTGTTCGCCCTGATAAGCATTTTGCTTTGTATTTCTTTGCCAGATAACAAAAGAGAACGAGGTGTAGCCCCCCGCGAATCGACGGAACAGGGCATCCAGCATCTTGAGCGGGACTATCTGAAATGCGGGTTGTATGCAGCATTGATGGCATTGCTCAGTTTCCTGTCCACAGGAATTTCAACCCATTTACCTCTGATTCTGGCCAGTGCTGGTGTCCCGGTACTTGTTGGTTCCTTATGGGGGGTGGGACAGGTCAGTGCACGTCTTGGCGATATAGCGATGGGGAGTCGAGGATCTGCTCTGGGGCTGAACCTGATAGTGGGGATTTTGCTTCCTTGTTGTTTCATGATCAGCCTGCTGGGACAGACATCCATCGTGGGGACCGGCTTGTTCGTTCTTGGATATGGTGCCGTCAACGGTCTATCTACTCTGGTGAGAGCAACATTACCATTAACTCTGTTTGACCCGCGCCTGTACGCCAGTCGCATGGGAACATTGCTCATGCCGAGTTTTTTTCTGTCGGCACTGGCCCCTTCACTCTATGCCAGCTTTCGCGAACGATTTGGGGATACTGGCATGCTGATCATTTCACTGGTATTTGCGTGTGTGGCAGCAATCATAGCCATATGGATCTATTTGATTGGAAAAGATAAACAGGCACTACAAAGAGTGCCTGTTGATATAACATCGAACGTTAATGAGTAG
- a CDS encoding 4Fe-4S dicluster domain-containing protein has product MNTDDDDYPKDSQKRKLISTLAIATGAALVIAPTQAAPRLTEKKQHWCMVIDLRKCVGCQACTVSCKIENHAPPGQFRTWVADIEVGQYPKTKRQFLPRLCNHCENPSCVPVCPTGATFKRNDGIVLINQDICWGCGACVTACPYDARFINTETKTADKCTFCAHRIEQGLVPACVETCVGAARVFGDLNDKESEVHKLYSEHITNVLNPATGNKPQVFYIGLNNEMTVGEEIKSKTWTKEFSDVFDQELPWVNQE; this is encoded by the coding sequence ATGAATACCGATGATGACGACTATCCAAAAGATTCCCAAAAACGGAAACTTATATCTACATTAGCCATTGCGACTGGAGCTGCGCTTGTTATAGCTCCTACTCAGGCAGCCCCCAGACTTACTGAAAAAAAACAGCACTGGTGTATGGTCATAGATCTGCGTAAATGCGTGGGTTGTCAGGCATGTACTGTCAGTTGCAAAATCGAGAATCACGCACCGCCGGGGCAATTCAGAACCTGGGTCGCCGATATTGAAGTTGGTCAATATCCAAAAACCAAAAGACAGTTTCTTCCGCGTCTATGTAACCATTGTGAAAACCCTAGCTGTGTCCCTGTTTGTCCAACAGGTGCTACGTTTAAACGCAATGATGGCATTGTTCTTATCAATCAGGATATTTGTTGGGGCTGTGGTGCCTGTGTTACTGCCTGCCCTTATGATGCTCGTTTTATTAATACTGAAACCAAAACAGCTGATAAATGTACCTTTTGCGCGCATCGCATAGAACAGGGGCTCGTCCCAGCCTGTGTCGAAACTTGTGTCGGTGCAGCAAGGGTTTTTGGTGATCTGAATGACAAAGAAAGTGAAGTGCATAAATTATATTCAGAGCATATAACAAATGTTTTGAATCCAGCAACGGGTAACAAGCCTCAGGTATTTTATATTGGGTTAAACAATGAAATGACTGTAGGAGAAGAAATAAAAAGTAAGACTTGGACGAAAGAGTTTTCTGATGTTTTCGATCAGGAACTCCCCTGGGTAAATCAGGAGTAA
- a CDS encoding GNAT family N-acetyltransferase has translation MKIVNAEEKHIPAICDIYAHHVIHGTASFETEPPDTHEMLARLKKIRNQALPWVVALEEEKVIGYCYLTRYRERYAYRHTLEDSIYIHPDAQRQGTGKALLRHVIAWAETHGYRQMIAIIGDSNNEGSLKVHQQVGFTEKGTLKDIGFKHGRWLDTVLLQRNLGEGNSSLP, from the coding sequence ATGAAAATCGTTAACGCAGAAGAAAAGCACATCCCCGCCATATGCGATATCTACGCCCATCATGTTATTCATGGTACCGCCAGCTTTGAAACTGAACCACCGGATACCCATGAGATGCTTGCCCGCCTGAAAAAGATCCGCAATCAGGCGCTGCCGTGGGTTGTCGCGTTAGAGGAAGAAAAGGTCATCGGGTATTGTTATCTCACTCGTTACCGTGAACGCTACGCCTATCGCCACACCCTCGAAGATTCAATTTATATTCACCCGGATGCGCAGCGTCAGGGGACAGGAAAAGCGTTGCTGCGCCACGTCATTGCCTGGGCAGAAACACACGGCTACCGGCAGATGATAGCCATTATCGGCGACAGCAATAATGAGGGTTCGCTGAAAGTCCATCAGCAGGTCGGATTTACAGAAAAAGGCACGCTGAAAGACATTGGTTTCAAGCATGGTCGCTGGCTGGACACGGTTTTGCTGCAACGAAATCTGGGGGAAGGGAACAGCTCGCTGCCATAA
- the arsD gene encoding arsenite efflux transporter metallochaperone ArsD — MKTLTVFDPAMCCSTGVCGTDVDQALVDFSADVQWLKQRGVQVDRYNLAQQPMSFVQNEKVKAFIEASGAEGLPLLLLDGETVMAGRYPKRAELARWFGIPLEKVGLAPSGCCGGNTSCC, encoded by the coding sequence ATGAAAACGCTAACGGTATTCGACCCAGCGATGTGTTGTAGCACCGGTGTCTGCGGTACTGATGTCGATCAGGCTCTGGTTGATTTTTCTGCGGATGTACAATGGCTTAAACAACGAGGTGTTCAGGTAGATCGTTACAATCTGGCACAGCAACCGATGAGCTTTGTCCAGAACGAGAAAGTTAAAGCATTCATTGAGGCTTCCGGTGCGGAAGGACTGCCACTACTGTTACTGGATGGCGAAACAGTGATGGCCGGACGTTATCCGAAACGGGCTGAACTTGCACGGTGGTTTGGGATTCCGCTGGAGAAAGTAGGATTAGCGCCTTCAGGCTGCTGCGGTGGTAATACTTCTTGTTGTTAA
- the arsA gene encoding arsenite efflux transporter ATPase subunit ArsA — MKFLENIPPYLFFTGKGGVGKTSISCATAIRLAEQGKRVLLVSTDPASNVGQVFGQTIGNTIQPIASVPGLSALEIDPQAAAQQYRARIVDPIKGVLPDDVVSSINEQLSGACTTEIAAFDEFTGLLTDASLLTRFDHIIFDTAPTGHTIRLLQLPGAWSSFIESNPDGASCLGPMAGLEKQREQYAHAVEALSDPTRTRLVLVARLQKSTLLEVARTHLELAAIGLKNQYLVINGVLPKTEAATDTLAAAIWEREQEALAHLPSDLSGLPTDTLFLQPVNMVGVSALSGLLSTQPEAVLSSADYIQQRPDIPSLSALVDDIARNEHGLIMLMGKGGVGKTTMAAAIAVRLAEMGFDVHLTTSDPAAHLSTTLNGSLKNLQVSRIDPHEETERYRQHVLDTKGGELDEAGKRLLEEDLRSPCTEEIAVFQAFSRVIREAGKRFVVMDTAPTGHTLLLLDATGAYHREIAKKMGDKGHFTTPMMQLQDPERTKVLLVTLPETTPVLEAANLQADLERAGIHPWGWIINNSLSIADTRSPLLRLRAQQELPQIESVKFQHASRVALVPVLASEPTGIDKLKQLAG, encoded by the coding sequence ATGAAATTTTTAGAAAATATACCCCCTTATCTGTTTTTTACTGGTAAAGGTGGTGTAGGTAAAACCTCTATTTCCTGCGCCACAGCGATCCGTCTTGCAGAACAGGGTAAACGAGTATTGCTGGTCAGTACCGACCCGGCCTCAAACGTTGGCCAGGTGTTTGGCCAGACGATAGGCAACACCATTCAACCAATAGCCTCTGTTCCGGGATTATCGGCTCTTGAGATTGATCCTCAGGCAGCTGCACAGCAGTACCGGGCCAGAATCGTTGACCCAATTAAAGGCGTCCTGCCTGATGACGTCGTTAGCAGCATCAACGAACAACTGTCGGGTGCATGCACAACCGAGATTGCTGCATTTGATGAGTTTACTGGATTGCTGACTGACGCCTCTCTGCTGACCCGCTTTGATCATATCATTTTTGATACAGCACCTACTGGCCATACTATCCGCCTTCTCCAGTTGCCTGGTGCATGGAGCAGTTTTATAGAGAGTAATCCAGATGGCGCATCTTGTCTGGGCCCAATGGCGGGACTGGAAAAACAGCGTGAACAATATGCTCATGCCGTTGAAGCGTTGTCTGACCCAACACGCACCCGACTGGTTTTAGTCGCGCGGTTGCAGAAATCAACGCTACTGGAAGTCGCCAGAACTCATCTGGAACTTGCCGCCATCGGTCTTAAAAATCAGTATCTGGTCATTAATGGCGTTCTTCCAAAAACTGAAGCCGCTACCGATACACTGGCTGCAGCAATATGGGAACGTGAACAGGAAGCGCTAGCTCATCTTCCCTCTGATCTTTCTGGCCTTCCAACTGACACGCTATTCCTTCAACCGGTTAATATGGTCGGTGTATCTGCACTCAGCGGGCTTCTCTCCACTCAGCCAGAAGCAGTATTATCTTCTGCAGACTACATTCAGCAACGTCCTGATATTCCATCGCTCTCTGCGCTAGTTGATGACATTGCCCGTAATGAACATGGTTTGATCATGCTGATGGGCAAAGGTGGCGTGGGGAAAACCACGATGGCTGCTGCCATTGCCGTCAGACTGGCCGAAATGGGATTTGATGTCCATCTGACAACGTCTGATCCTGCGGCGCATCTCAGCACAACCCTCAATGGCAGCCTTAAGAATCTGCAGGTCAGCAGGATCGATCCTCACGAGGAAACGGAACGCTACCGTCAGCATGTTCTTGACACTAAGGGAGGCGAACTGGACGAAGCAGGAAAACGCCTGCTGGAAGAAGATTTACGCTCTCCTTGCACCGAAGAGATTGCGGTCTTCCAGGCCTTTTCACGGGTGATTCGTGAAGCGGGTAAGCGCTTCGTGGTCATGGATACGGCACCCACCGGGCATACGCTACTACTGCTGGATGCCACCGGGGCGTATCACCGCGAAATTGCTAAGAAAATGGGCGATAAAGGCCATTTCACCACGCCAATGATGCAGCTTCAGGACCCGGAGCGAACCAAAGTGTTACTGGTCACGCTGCCGGAAACCACGCCTGTGCTTGAGGCGGCAAATTTGCAGGCCGACCTTGAACGCGCAGGGATTCATCCCTGGGGCTGGATTATCAATAACAGCCTTTCCATTGCCGATACCCGTTCACCGCTGCTTCGTCTGCGGGCACAACAGGAACTTCCGCAGATCGAGAGCGTTAAATTCCAGCATGCCAGTCGCGTAGCTCTTGTTCCTGTACTGGCGTCAGAACCGACCGGCATCGACAAACTCAAACAACTCGCTGGTTAA
- a CDS encoding molybdopterin-dependent oxidoreductase yields the protein MNRRHFLTGCAALGVGVGASIYGKVFYRAGTFLDAGEQAKSTFYGQSTEPEWLLDKETGQHVINPNYMVRHSVCLQCHGECGLRAKVNRKTGKLERLQGNPYHPNTLIDYKDMNIPVVDTANTPGTLCARGNAGLQTAYDPYRLTVPLKRSGPRGSNKWVPIEWEKLIDEVVNGGKIFADTGDEASQNLEIKGFRALYEKRDEWIDDNNHDLGRVSNKLVIQSGRIVKTRKDFQTRFAKSFGTVNNYEHTNICELSHHIATSAVYTEHNNFKADLCESEFVLYWGTAPGEANFPMQTLGKYSAEARSKGCKIAVIDPVLPRTITDDPNMFWLAPRPGTDGAIAMGMISWIIDHNRHNTDFLSYPNQSSAKNAGETCFTDASYLIITDETHPNFGKFITSSEAALGDSNDSVVINLTGIPELAEKCVKAILDYSGSVNGIGVATAFHLLKTSANDYSLEYYADISGVRIDDIVNLADEFTKHGRKASTEFYRGIAQHPNGYYTGFAINQLNVLIGNLNWSGGGSLGGGGFPYDKGVYDLTAIPSLVPAQFGIKITREDGFRYEDSTEFKTKVARGEAPYPAKRPWFPFTKDIFSDILPSALEGYPYTADILLWHMCTPLYSAPGMGKEDIIRGVCDPTKIPLIIASDIVVSDTSMYADYIIPDITYLERYVQHPMLEATMVKGTAVRYPVIEPLTGKNQAGQHFCLETFFIDIASKLNMAGFGKNAIPDSNGTLWPLEKMEDYYLKGTANVAYSGTPVSDATDDDIKIAGLEDYQKKYFSSLKSDEWRKVLFLMSRGGRFEPVTTRRNGTQLKNQFNNRIRMYNEKIAQGLNSFTGERFSGTALWQPSLTMMGKKVDELDQGKGMDFTILTRKSALQTQSRLSSNSFIREIQPTNWAEINTEDGKALGLKTGDSVWVETVEGRRRCEVKLRDGVAPGVISFIVGYGHWGYGATDIDIGGKRIKGSKIRAAGINLNPIMRLDPDVWGMPLMDPIGGSSSFFNTRAKIIKA from the coding sequence ATGAACAGACGTCATTTTCTTACAGGTTGTGCCGCGCTAGGTGTAGGTGTTGGTGCCAGTATTTATGGAAAAGTATTTTACCGTGCAGGTACATTCTTAGATGCAGGAGAGCAAGCAAAATCAACCTTTTATGGTCAGTCAACTGAACCTGAATGGCTGCTTGATAAAGAAACTGGCCAGCATGTTATAAATCCCAATTATATGGTACGTCATTCTGTATGTCTTCAGTGTCATGGAGAGTGTGGACTGAGAGCCAAAGTGAACCGTAAAACCGGAAAACTGGAACGCTTACAGGGTAATCCATATCATCCGAACACATTGATTGATTATAAGGATATGAATATCCCGGTGGTGGACACTGCCAATACTCCGGGTACACTATGTGCCCGAGGGAACGCGGGTCTACAAACTGCTTACGACCCATATCGACTGACAGTTCCCCTGAAGCGCTCTGGCCCGAGAGGAAGTAATAAATGGGTGCCTATTGAGTGGGAAAAACTGATCGATGAAGTGGTCAATGGTGGAAAGATTTTCGCTGATACAGGTGATGAGGCTAGTCAAAACCTTGAGATAAAAGGATTCCGGGCATTATATGAAAAACGTGATGAATGGATTGATGATAACAATCATGACTTAGGGCGAGTATCTAATAAGCTTGTTATACAAAGCGGACGTATTGTTAAAACGCGAAAAGATTTTCAGACTCGTTTCGCGAAATCCTTTGGCACAGTTAATAATTACGAACACACTAATATATGCGAATTAAGCCATCACATTGCTACGAGTGCTGTATATACTGAGCATAATAATTTTAAAGCAGATCTTTGTGAGTCAGAGTTTGTTTTATATTGGGGAACCGCGCCTGGAGAAGCTAATTTCCCTATGCAGACATTAGGGAAATACTCAGCAGAGGCGCGTTCAAAGGGCTGTAAAATTGCTGTTATTGATCCAGTATTACCCCGAACTATAACGGATGACCCAAATATGTTCTGGCTTGCTCCGCGACCAGGTACTGATGGTGCTATCGCAATGGGGATGATAAGCTGGATTATAGATCATAATCGCCATAATACGGATTTTTTAAGTTACCCTAATCAGTCTTCTGCCAAAAATGCTGGTGAAACTTGTTTCACGGATGCCAGTTATCTGATTATTACCGATGAAACACATCCTAATTTTGGGAAATTTATTACTTCTAGTGAAGCTGCCTTGGGGGACAGTAACGACAGTGTCGTAATTAATCTCACTGGTATTCCAGAATTAGCGGAAAAATGTGTTAAAGCAATACTGGATTATAGCGGGAGTGTTAATGGTATAGGGGTTGCTACAGCATTTCATTTATTAAAGACATCAGCGAATGATTATTCTCTAGAGTATTATGCCGATATCAGTGGTGTTCGCATTGACGATATTGTCAATTTAGCTGACGAGTTCACTAAGCATGGACGAAAAGCATCCACAGAGTTTTATCGTGGAATTGCACAGCACCCGAACGGTTATTATACAGGTTTTGCAATAAATCAGTTGAACGTCTTAATCGGTAATTTGAACTGGAGTGGTGGTGGTTCCCTCGGGGGAGGTGGATTCCCTTATGACAAAGGGGTATATGACCTGACTGCTATTCCTTCTCTGGTGCCAGCTCAATTTGGTATTAAAATTACCCGTGAAGATGGCTTTCGCTATGAAGATTCTACTGAATTTAAGACAAAGGTTGCTCGTGGCGAAGCCCCCTACCCAGCTAAAAGGCCGTGGTTCCCTTTCACTAAAGATATTTTCAGTGATATCTTGCCTTCAGCACTGGAAGGTTATCCGTATACAGCCGACATTCTGTTGTGGCATATGTGTACGCCTTTATACAGCGCTCCAGGCATGGGTAAAGAAGATATTATTCGAGGGGTTTGTGATCCAACAAAAATACCATTAATTATTGCCAGTGATATTGTCGTTAGTGATACCAGCATGTATGCAGATTATATTATCCCTGACATTACATATCTGGAACGTTATGTCCAGCATCCGATGCTTGAAGCAACTATGGTCAAGGGGACTGCTGTACGTTATCCCGTTATCGAGCCGCTGACTGGAAAAAACCAGGCGGGACAACATTTTTGTCTTGAGACTTTCTTTATTGATATAGCTTCGAAATTAAACATGGCTGGGTTTGGGAAAAATGCTATCCCTGACAGTAATGGAACTCTATGGCCTCTCGAAAAAATGGAGGATTACTATCTGAAAGGTACTGCAAACGTTGCTTATAGTGGAACACCAGTATCGGATGCTACTGATGATGATATAAAAATTGCCGGTCTTGAAGATTACCAGAAGAAGTATTTCAGTAGTCTTAAGTCTGATGAATGGAGAAAAGTACTTTTTTTAATGTCACGCGGTGGTCGTTTTGAGCCAGTTACTACCAGACGGAATGGTACGCAATTGAAAAATCAATTCAATAATCGTATCAGAATGTACAATGAAAAAATTGCTCAGGGTCTAAATAGTTTTACCGGTGAACGTTTTTCAGGAACTGCACTTTGGCAACCATCTCTCACTATGATGGGGAAAAAAGTGGATGAGCTCGATCAGGGCAAAGGTATGGATTTTACAATATTGACCCGAAAAAGTGCACTTCAGACCCAGTCCCGACTGTCTTCCAACAGTTTTATCCGAGAGATACAGCCGACAAACTGGGCTGAAATTAATACCGAGGATGGGAAAGCTCTCGGTTTGAAAACCGGTGATAGTGTATGGGTCGAAACTGTTGAAGGGCGTAGGCGTTGTGAAGTAAAACTCAGAGATGGGGTTGCACCCGGAGTGATCAGCTTTATCGTTGGCTATGGCCATTGGGGTTACGGAGCAACCGATATTGATATTGGTGGGAAGCGAATTAAAGGCAGTAAAATCCGGGCTGCGGGGATAAATTTAAATCCAATAATGCGACTGGATCCAGATGTATGGGGGATGCCGCTTATGGATCCAATTGGTGGCAGTAGCAGTTTCTTTAATACACGAGCTAAAATTATCAAAGCGTAG
- a CDS encoding arsenate reductase ArsC: protein MMDKTYHVLFLCTGNSARSIFAEALMNQLGGGIFKAFSAGSHPASSPHPLTLKVLKSQGFDISSLSSKSLLQYQQVDSPKMDFIFTLCDKMAGEGCPVFPGQPLTAHWGFKDPALAEGDSEAMYQAFVDVEKQIASRIRLFLSLPFEKLDRLSLQQQLEQLDKGV from the coding sequence ATGATGGATAAAACGTACCATGTCCTTTTCCTGTGCACAGGCAACTCTGCCAGAAGTATTTTTGCTGAGGCTTTAATGAATCAGCTCGGTGGTGGGATTTTCAAGGCGTTTAGCGCCGGCAGCCATCCCGCTTCATCACCGCACCCTTTGACGCTAAAAGTATTGAAAAGTCAGGGGTTTGACATCTCCAGCCTTTCAAGTAAAAGTCTCCTGCAGTATCAGCAAGTCGACTCACCAAAAATGGATTTCATTTTCACCTTGTGTGACAAAATGGCTGGAGAAGGATGCCCGGTATTTCCAGGCCAACCGCTGACGGCCCATTGGGGATTCAAAGATCCCGCACTCGCAGAGGGCGATTCGGAAGCAATGTACCAGGCATTTGTGGACGTCGAGAAGCAAATAGCCAGTCGCATCAGACTGTTTCTGAGTTTGCCGTTTGAGAAGCTAGATCGCCTTTCTTTACAACAGCAACTGGAACAACTGGATAAAGGCGTGTAG
- a CDS encoding metalloregulator ArsR/SmtB family transcription factor, with amino-acid sequence MMSLTSLQLFKNLSDETRLGIVLILRTMGELCVCDLCTALDQSQPKISRHLAMLRESGILLDSKHGKWVHYRLSPHIPSWAAQIIEQARLSQQDDLQAIARKLASVNCTNSSKAICI; translated from the coding sequence ATGATGTCGCTTACTTCCCTACAACTCTTTAAGAATCTGTCTGATGAAACACGTCTGGGTATTGTTCTCATACTCAGAACCATGGGGGAGTTGTGCGTCTGTGATCTTTGCACTGCACTTGATCAATCACAGCCTAAGATCTCCCGGCATCTGGCAATGTTGCGGGAAAGCGGGATTTTGCTTGATAGTAAGCACGGAAAATGGGTTCATTACCGCTTATCCCCACACATTCCTTCATGGGCTGCGCAGATTATTGAGCAGGCCAGGTTAAGCCAACAGGACGATCTTCAGGCCATCGCCCGTAAACTGGCTTCAGTCAACTGCACTAACAGCAGTAAGGCTATTTGTATTTAA